ATATCAGAAGCCTTTGAATTGAAAGGTATGCGGTTATCGTCTTCAGAGATcgaagaaaataaaaaaataatcattaGTTtagaaaggaaaatattggaatttcaaagttttgatttcagGAACTTCTTGGTTGAAGATTTTCTGATAAAGTACTTGAAACACTTTAATAAAATCTCTCCTAacaaatttttttcctacCTATGCTGGTCTGTTCTGAACGATCTATATCTGACATCACTGGTCTTACAGTTTCCAGCACACTATAATGCGATCATTTCAATAAAAGCATGCAAAGTGATATACAATACACTAATCGAAGAAAAGGTCATTCCGGGGACAGAACTCCCGGTTGAATGGGACCTAAGGCCCCTTGTTGCtcatttgaaagatataaGCTTTATTTTATCGGGCTGTGATCAGATACTCTCATATTATATTGACAACATAAATTCAACTTTTATCAAAAGTAGTCTGGATGAAATGAGTATAAAAATCGAAGGTAAGAAATTTGTTGACATTCTTATCAATGCCAAAatagatataaataaaaattcTCAGCCTGCTGTGGTGCACGAGATAGTTGAGGATGATGTATTCTATCGAGTCAGAGACACGGATATTGCAAAATCTGGCGCAATCAGATTTCTATACAATAGGCAAAGATTTAACAATGAAGTTAAAATGTATAGATCATAACAGTAATTCACATATGGAACTCCTTATATCTGCTTCTTCTCATTGGGTCAAGCTTTTCTAATCTTTGTAAAATACTTTCAAATTCCTCCAAGTCTACTTCGTTTTTACTGATCGAATGGAGCCTTTTATACAAATAAGCAACAAAAATTAGACACCACTTATTTTCGGCTTCATTGTCATCAAGCTCAAACTCATTCAACTCCTTCACTGCATTCACAGTATCTTTTATTAAATTAATCATGTCTTGCATATCAATATTTGTGAGAAAATAATCACTGAATAACCACTTCATATAAAACCAAACTGATGAATCGTCGGGGTCTGTATATATAGCGGTTTTTATCAAGTCCAACTCTTTTTTTAAGAACAAGAATTGATTACTgccattgaaaaatctcaAGTATTCCAACATTTTAGGATCTTCGTCTGTGCTAATATGTTCTAAACTTGGAGAATTTGTAAATAGCTTAATCACAAGCTTACTTCTATTGTGCCAAGCAGAGTAATTTGAAATATCTTTATTGATCATTTTTGTGGTGAActtgaattcatcaaaatcaatcgCTTCGCTACTCTGTTCAACCCTGTCATCTTTCTTCATCGAATCAATTATAAACCTTCTGTATGCCCAGACATGAAAATTCCTCTGATCTGCTTGTAGAAACTTGTTTGTCAGTCCTATCTCGATGTTCCAGTCGCTCAGCTTATCAAGTTTCAAACACCAAATTCTGTGATTCCAAATCCAATATGATTTGGGAGATTTCCTTAATTTatccaaaacaaaatggaGCTCTTCAGTGAAgatttggtgtttttcctttaaatcattttctttcaatcCCTTGAACAGAAATTTTAGAATCAATACTTTTCGATAGTTCCAAACTGTGTACAACTCGAAATTCCAGTCAAGCAATTCTGTAACTAAGTTGTAATATTTTTCGTTAtaaattcttcttctgttaCCTTCTAAGACAATATCGCATAACTTCTtatatttctttattttggaCTCTTCTAAGTGCATTTTTCTGCTGGCCTCTTCAGCCGATAgtttattatatttttcgCTTCCGTGCTGTCAGTTAGCAGAGTTAGTATATGATTCAGCAGATAACCCTCAAAAACACCACTAAACACGTACCATTCCGGCAAACGAATTATTTTGGCTATATCCTGGAACAAACGACATATGTCTATATTTCCTTCACCTTTTAACTCCACTCAATTGGGTATAAGAGATGTGATGGATAATCATTTGCATGTCAGCTCCTCTAGTTTTCTTCATGATTTTGTCGCACGCCCTGTAATCCTCTCTCTGCTTTAGTAACttattctttgttttctctctctatAATTGCTAAATACGTTAAGCAGCTTCTCTTTGATGACTACAGCTGCGGGATCATTGCAAATCAAGGGATCGAGTAGAGTAATCTCcgattattttgaaatttgtATCCATAACATCCTCTTCCAAAGACATATTTATCCAAAGGAAGAATTTAAAGTTATTAGAAAATTTGGTCTAAATCTGGTATTCTCCAAGAACGAAGAGGTAATTAAATATATCAGTCAGGTTATTTCACAGTTACACAGGTGGATATTTACTGGGAAGATAAGCTGGTTAACTTTACTGATTGTATCTAAAGAAAGCGAAAAAATTAGTGAAAAATGGATGTTTAATATTGATATAATAGATCGAGGGAATGAACAGAGAGAATCTAGCAAACCTATAGCAGATATTCAGCAAGAGATTCAGGTGATAATAAGACAGATCAGCTCATCTGTCGCCATTCTACCTGAGTTTGAAGAGCCTCAaactttcaagattttAGTTCATACGGTAGGTGATCTTAAGCCTCCAAAAGATTGGGATGATGCAAAACcgtttgaagaaatcgatTCCCGGAATGgggaaattgaaaatgtgaAGTTCAATGAGtttcaaacaaataatCATAACATCTCTACGTATGTTACTTATCAGCATAGGAATCAATAAATGTCAGTACCGCAAATCCGTTATGAATTTTGGGTTCCAAAATAACATCCAGGatcaatttattttgtttgGCGGATTCTCTCGATCAAGATCTAATAAGATTGCTTTGTGGCCAATATATATTataaaattttgaatagCAACTTTAAAGAAACCGTGTTTCGTATCAATGAGATCgtttaaatttgaaactAGAGTTTGAGATGCATCTAAAGTTCGGATCGTAAGATCATGATCAGTTTTGATGATCTATTGCAATCGCTTGAAAaacaatgatgaatttgTAATCTCCATATCTTTGCCGAGTTTCATTCTCTATAATATTGACCAAAGTATTTTTGAGAATGGTGGGATATTTCTAGCTTTACCTAGATTAGGCCGGTATACAGGTCTCCAACGCCCTTCTCCCCTTTCTAGGAGACAGCTAATTGGCACAGTTTCTAAAAGCTACCAAAACATTGCTGAAGCCATCGTCAAATTACCGTGCCCCTTACATAGTTTAATTATTCTCATTTCCCTTCAACATTTCAGcaataattttgttttcggTAAATTATGGAAATCATACGCCTCTTTGTCTACGTGTTTtagtaataataacagCAGTCGCAACCAAATTTTTAGGATATAACCACTCCTCGGTGTTACTTTGTGATGATAAATCTGACTCacatttgaaattattACTGTTGTGAGTGTTGAGATCAGGACTAACAAAGTCAGGATAGTTATAACCTTTGAACGAGAGAACGTCATGCTGAAAGCTTAAGCAAGTTTTGGTAGTTGAGAATTCAGAATTTAACTCCCCGATCGAATTTTCCTTAAATCGGACACCAAATTCAATTGCATATGACAATATCTACCTCAGTGATAAACGGGCTATTTTACTGTCAGCTTCGCCATATAGCCAAGTGGCGCTGACATCTGCATGATCGCCAGGAAACCACATTTCCAGTAAATCCGTTGAACAGTTCTGGTGGATATTGAcatcaattgattgatCTCCAGGAGCTACACCATCGTCAAACAAATGGATGCCGGAATAAGATCTTGCACTTTCGATGTCATCATCTAAGCAGTCATTAAATCTGTTGCTTTGACAAAAATGCGACAGATATTGATTAGGATCAAACAAACTctgtttgaattttgatCTTCTCTCTCTCGTGAATACTCACTGCATGTCTAACATGCCTTGCATTTGAGGTGCTTGAAGTGCATAGGAACCTTCGATCGACAAAAATACCCACCGAAGCGACAGAATCAAACAATCTCATAGGTTCGATGGAGACCTCATACCTACAAAATGTTTGCGTAAACGATTTTGGTGAATGAGCACATTTAATTGGATCGGAATTGTCTTGCGGTTAACCAACCGTTTCCCAGTTTCTAAGTATTTTCCATGCTCTTCTGACCATGCTTTCCAGGCTGTTATTTAGCAATACAATTATTTCAATCATGCCTGCTAGAATCCTTGCTACAAAGGCACCCCCTACTAAATCCAAACAAGTagatttttccttttggGCGATAGGTCCTAATGAGGTACCTATATCCCTAAATTACATGGTagtcaattgaaaatgcaaattccaaatctaCTGCGCCCTTTGCTGCATTCTTGATgggattttttttatggAATGAACCTTGAGATAGGTCAATATCGATGCCGATATTAGCTAGAAATTGCTGGTAATGCAAACACAAGCAAGACACTAGCATAGACCCGACCAGCGTATGTTTTATTCACATACCCCGGTAGAAGCAGTGCTGGTTAGGTGGGTTTTTTCTCCAACATTTTTGTAAAATTCCAAGATATTAGAAGCAGACTTTGCCCCATCGTTACTATCGGTGCCGTCGAAACACAGAATGATGTTATTACTCATTACATATCCCATCCCTGCGAAAACTCTATTGGTTGATCTGCTGGTCTTGATTTGATCCTCGGGGGAGAGAAACAGTTAATGCCGGGCCTGCAGACAAACTTATGTAATTTCTTGCAATTacagtaaaaaaaaaaacaagagaaaaaaatagaaagcTGATGCCCTGTCCAATGGGACGGCGCTTCCTGGGCTGCAATTGCCGTATTGGGAATGCGCATTATTGTTATCACATCTCGATAAGGGAGAGAAAGGGTGAGAAATCCATGAAAACGGCCCTTTTCAACTAAGGGGGGGAAGCGGGCCGCCATCAATACATGCCATTTGAAGTGATTGATAGCTTATCATTGATAGAATTTATTGTTCTATTCAAGAAAGAACAATGGCTTGAGAGAACGAAAATTGACCCTTCTACATTACCATCTATTTAACTCCACATgtcttatttttt
The window above is part of the Pichia kudriavzevii chromosome 1, complete sequence genome. Proteins encoded here:
- a CDS encoding uncharacterized protein (PKUD0A13010; similar to Saccharomyces cerevisiae YJL006C (CTK2); ancestral locus Anc_5.242) — translated: MSQQGVKETYVQLSKPFFTLQEIEFIERNNIDLYQNLRDFKSKTKATFQTLISLAIKLNLPVKVLQNSSYYYQKFYLLNNNYKKYSSLHFEVGLSVLFISLKLNDFIKKVNIVISEAFELKGMRLSSSEIEENKKIIISLERKILEFQSFDFRNFLVEDFLIKYLKHFNKISPNKFFSYLCWSVLNDLYLTSLVLQFPAHYNAIISIKACKVIYNTLIEEKVIPGTELPVEWDLRPLVAHLKDISFILSGCDQILSYYIDNINSTFIKSSLDEMSIKIEGKKFVDILINAKIDINKNSQPAVVHEIVEDDVFYRVRDTDIAKSGAIRFLYNRQRFNNEVKMYRS
- a CDS encoding uncharacterized protein (PKUD0A13020; similar to Saccharomyces cerevisiae YJL031C (BET4); ancestral locus Anc_5.243); this encodes MSFVPGYSQNNSFAGMHGSEKYNKLSAEEASRKMHLEESKIKKYKKLCDIVLEGNRRRIYNEKYYNLVTELLDWNFELYTVWNYRKVLILKFLFKGLKENDLKEKHQIFTEELHFVLDKLRKSPKSYWIWNHRIWCLKLDKLSDWNIEIGLTNKFLQADQRNFHVWAYRRFIIDSMKKDDRVEQSSEAIDFDEFKFTTKMINKDISNYSAWHNRSKLVIKLFTNSPSLEHISTDEDPKMLEYLRFFNGSNQFLFLKKELDLIKTAIYTDPDDSSVWFYMKWLFSDYFLTNIDMQDMINLIKDTVNAVKELNEFELDDNEAENKWCLIFVAYLYKRLHSISKNEVDLEEFESILQRLEKLDPMRRSRYKEFHM
- a CDS encoding uncharacterized protein (PKUD0A13030; similar to Saccharomyces cerevisiae YJL030W (MAD2); ancestral locus Anc_5.244), whose amino-acid sequence is MTTAAGSLQIKGSSRVISDYFEICIHNILFQRHIYPKEEFKVIRKFGLNLVFSKNEEVIKYISQVISQLHRWIFTGKISWLTLLIVSKESEKISEKWMFNIDIIDRGNEQRESSKPIADIQQEIQVIIRQISSSVAILPEFEEPQTFKILVHTVGDLKPPKDWDDAKPFEEIDSRNGEIENVKFNEFQTNNHNISTYVTYQHRNQ
- a CDS encoding uncharacterized protein (PKUD0A13040; similar to Saccharomyces cerevisiae YEL023C; ancestral locus Anc_1.460), whose amino-acid sequence is MRLFDSVASVGIFVDRRFLCTSSTSNARHVRHAVSIHEREKIKIQTEFV